One genomic window of Methanosarcina acetivorans C2A includes the following:
- a CDS encoding alkaline phosphatase family protein translates to MKVLECSTIDIAPTISRLLKIPMVPPSGRPIPEVENYASERICKRAVIIVVDSLGYSLYRYLSPVMKNLHEFAEKGLLFKCRSPANITSPAIASIFTGYLPEEHHIYSTADIYIETAKNSDNPKLRSIMEWAYRAGMNVAAVIETEGAESFRGRIKDFYGVPNSEDILDYDSRITEYALQSLREKPDILAVHLRTLDRYSHRAETWKEMKKAAKDIDENLEAIFRNAEKGTIFFICGDHAVHGGKKWLKNATHEEIKNHEDNYVALIVGCC, encoded by the coding sequence ATGAAAGTTCTGGAATGCAGTACCATTGACATTGCACCTACAATCTCGAGATTGCTGAAAATTCCTATGGTTCCGCCTTCGGGAAGGCCGATTCCTGAAGTCGAAAATTATGCGAGCGAGAGAATTTGCAAGAGGGCAGTAATTATAGTAGTTGACAGCCTTGGATATTCGCTTTACCGGTACCTCTCTCCGGTAATGAAAAACCTGCATGAATTTGCCGAAAAAGGGCTCCTGTTTAAGTGCAGGTCCCCGGCAAACATCACATCTCCTGCAATCGCCTCAATCTTCACGGGATACCTTCCTGAGGAGCATCACATTTACTCGACCGCGGACATATACATTGAGACTGCAAAAAATTCTGATAACCCGAAGCTCAGAAGCATCATGGAATGGGCTTACAGGGCAGGGATGAACGTTGCGGCTGTGATCGAGACCGAAGGAGCCGAGAGTTTCAGGGGCAGAATAAAGGACTTTTACGGGGTCCCTAACTCCGAAGATATCCTTGACTATGACAGCCGAATAACGGAATATGCATTGCAGTCCCTCAGGGAAAAACCCGATATCCTGGCTGTGCATCTCAGGACCCTTGACCGTTACTCCCACAGGGCAGAGACCTGGAAAGAAATGAAAAAAGCCGCAAAGGACATAGATGAAAACCTTGAAGCAATCTTTCGGAATGCCGAAAAAGGGACCATTTTCTTCATTTGCGGGGATCACGCTGTTCACGGGGGAAAAAAGTGGTTAAAAAATGCCACGCATGAAGAAATCAAAAACCATGAAGATAACTATGTTGCCCTGATCGTGGGTTGCTGTTGA